In a single window of the Terriglobus roseus genome:
- a CDS encoding type II and III secretion system protein family protein has product MRTNLLSLCLSAAMPMGLCATPISAAQQPIAVAAVTSAPAPSAAANDTAFTSTSFSGDMQHITVGRSISLRTAHRLAKVYVTNPAVLYAYTANPNEVLLTSKQPGISSVALWDEAGGSQTYLFSSDIDTETLRKSIQGAMPTEDIHVQSEEGRVVLSGSVTTAAVYDAAYKMAGLYSKDVSNTLVVNSSAIKQVKLKVRIIEVDRSKLDQFAFNFFNAGGNILGQTTTTQFPSTLNASTSGSSSSSSGGGVNSTAGNKSVSVTNPLNFLLYSSQLNVGATLQDLASRQLLQILAEPTITTLSGEKANFLAGGEFPFPVVQGGAGGLTSITIQFRPYGVKLEFLPLVNPDGTIQLKVAPEVSALDYTNAVQISGYTIPAISTRRAETQVILRSGQSFAISGLLDKRTTDQLGKTPGIASVPVLGALFKSKDIKRSTTEILVLVTPEIVDPMSAAPTWVEPTSPVPTLDEKEFDQAMPKIKPKN; this is encoded by the coding sequence ATGCGCACAAATTTGCTCTCCCTCTGTCTGTCTGCGGCAATGCCAATGGGTCTTTGCGCCACTCCGATCAGTGCCGCCCAGCAACCGATCGCTGTTGCCGCTGTTACGTCCGCGCCCGCCCCATCTGCTGCCGCGAACGACACGGCCTTTACCAGCACCAGCTTCTCTGGTGACATGCAGCACATTACGGTCGGTCGATCCATATCGCTGCGGACGGCGCACCGGCTCGCGAAGGTATATGTCACCAATCCCGCAGTCCTGTATGCGTATACGGCGAACCCCAATGAGGTTTTGTTGACGTCCAAGCAGCCCGGCATCAGTTCTGTCGCGCTCTGGGATGAGGCGGGTGGATCGCAGACGTACCTCTTCTCGTCCGACATCGACACGGAAACGCTGCGTAAGTCCATTCAAGGCGCCATGCCCACCGAAGACATCCATGTGCAGTCTGAAGAGGGGCGCGTTGTTCTCTCCGGCAGTGTCACCACAGCGGCTGTCTATGACGCGGCTTACAAGATGGCAGGACTGTATTCGAAGGATGTCTCCAATACCCTGGTCGTGAATTCATCCGCGATCAAGCAGGTGAAGTTGAAGGTGCGCATCATTGAGGTCGACCGTTCCAAGCTGGATCAGTTTGCCTTTAATTTCTTCAACGCGGGCGGCAACATACTGGGCCAGACCACCACGACGCAGTTTCCATCCACGCTCAACGCATCTACAAGCGGATCTTCCAGCAGTAGCAGTGGTGGCGGTGTAAATTCCACGGCTGGCAACAAAAGCGTCTCTGTCACGAATCCGTTGAACTTCCTGCTCTACAGCTCGCAACTCAATGTGGGCGCTACGTTACAGGACCTGGCGTCGCGACAGCTTCTGCAGATTCTTGCTGAACCCACGATCACCACACTGAGCGGAGAAAAGGCTAACTTCCTCGCTGGTGGTGAATTTCCATTCCCCGTCGTGCAGGGTGGGGCGGGCGGACTTACTTCCATCACGATCCAGTTCCGTCCTTACGGCGTGAAGCTGGAGTTTCTGCCGCTTGTGAATCCGGATGGCACCATTCAATTGAAGGTAGCGCCGGAGGTCAGTGCGCTGGATTACACCAACGCGGTGCAGATCAGCGGTTACACCATTCCGGCCATCTCCACACGGCGTGCAGAAACGCAGGTAATCCTTCGCAGCGGTCAAAGCTTCGCCATCTCCGGCCTGCTGGATAAGCGGACCACGGACCAACTCGGCAAGACACCCGGCATCGCAAGCGTTCCAGTGCTGGGAGCACTGTTCAAGTCGAAAGACATCAAGCGATCCACGACAGAGATTCTCGTCCTCGTTACCCCAGAGATAGTGGATCCTATGTCGGCTGCTCCGACCTGGGTGGAACCAACCTCTCCGGTTCCGACGCTGGATGAAAAAGAATTCGATCAGGCAATGCCAAAGATCAAGCCGAAAAATTAG
- a CDS encoding AAA family ATPase: MNNATYNEDGLSVVVLTVALESGGADLVEEAVHQKHWNAANSRHKHYISGARRPAFALGLKPSNQYVALVNFDQSVEQASEAARYLSQTFAGHVTVVAVAASLNPEIMLAAMRAGCSEFLSDLKSTELRELFDRLETRWINTETVEPAPQGSILSLFGTKGGVGTTTLAVHLAMFLVQCHGKRTLLIDQRRELGHVCVYLGIDGSRCLFSEVVRNFNRLDSELLSGFVGHHSSGLDILSSTDISGSGASVNGDAVARTLAFLRSEYDYVVVDGGPPVDETSVAVLEASSHLYVIASPEIGAVRDLSRYIDRLAPIDSFSEKIKVVLNRSDAQHAIHIDQIEKAVKMPVAIQLPDCYAELVRSHNLGEPISPSAKSAMAQAVVKWADSIVGSSSRIKANPKKNGLFSLLKQGLPPRVAVTRAN; encoded by the coding sequence TTGAACAACGCAACTTACAACGAGGATGGGCTCTCCGTCGTGGTGCTCACCGTGGCCCTGGAGTCGGGCGGGGCAGATCTGGTGGAAGAGGCCGTTCACCAGAAGCACTGGAACGCGGCGAACTCGCGTCACAAGCATTACATCTCCGGAGCGAGACGGCCCGCCTTTGCTCTGGGCCTGAAGCCTTCCAATCAGTATGTGGCGTTGGTGAATTTCGATCAGTCCGTCGAACAGGCATCGGAGGCTGCGCGTTATCTCTCGCAGACCTTTGCGGGACATGTGACGGTGGTAGCGGTAGCCGCATCGCTCAATCCGGAAATCATGCTGGCAGCAATGCGAGCCGGCTGCAGTGAATTCCTTTCCGATTTGAAATCGACGGAATTGCGGGAGCTATTTGACCGCCTTGAGACGCGATGGATAAATACCGAAACCGTCGAGCCGGCACCCCAGGGATCCATCCTGTCGCTATTTGGAACCAAGGGTGGCGTGGGTACCACGACACTCGCAGTGCATCTCGCCATGTTCCTCGTGCAATGCCATGGCAAGCGCACGCTGTTGATCGATCAACGCCGTGAGCTGGGCCACGTCTGCGTCTATCTGGGGATAGATGGAAGCCGATGCCTTTTCAGCGAAGTGGTACGTAACTTCAACCGTCTGGATAGCGAACTGTTGAGTGGGTTCGTCGGTCATCACAGCAGCGGTCTTGACATTCTTTCCTCGACCGATATCAGCGGCTCGGGCGCTTCCGTCAACGGGGACGCCGTCGCACGTACACTGGCATTTCTTCGGAGCGAGTATGACTACGTCGTCGTTGACGGCGGCCCCCCGGTCGATGAGACGTCCGTTGCGGTACTCGAAGCGTCGTCGCACCTGTACGTCATAGCCAGCCCTGAGATTGGTGCGGTGCGTGACCTCTCTCGTTACATCGACAGGCTGGCTCCAATCGATTCGTTTTCCGAGAAGATCAAGGTTGTGCTGAATCGCTCCGATGCACAGCATGCCATCCACATTGACCAGATCGAGAAGGCAGTGAAGATGCCGGTTGCGATTCAACTACCGGACTGTTATGCGGAGCTGGTTCGTTCCCACAACCTTGGCGAGCCGATCTCTCCCAGTGCGAAATCCGCCATGGCGCAAGCCGTGGTGAAATGGGCAGATTCGATCGTGGGTAGTTCCAGCCGAATCAAGGCCAATCCCAAAAAGAATGGTCTGTTCTCGCTGCTTAAGCAAGGTTTGCCGCCGCGCGTAGCGGTAACGCGCGCGAACTGA
- a CDS encoding CpaF family protein: MPDSVQQHLKSVVHRELVQRLDLDRLGEMNETRAGQQQLLLTIQRLIGEQTVPLSGAERDKLSQEILDEVFGLGPIEPLLSDSTVSDILVNTYSSVYVERRGVLELTDVVFKDNRHLMHIIDKIVSAVGRRVDESSPMVDARLADGSRVNVIIPPLAIDGPILSIRRFGSTPLGPEDLLRTQMLTKPMLELLQRAVEARINIVVSGGTGAGKTTLLNVLSGFISSKERIVTIEDSAELLMRQDHVVRLETRPPNMEGRGAVRQRELMINALRMRPDRIVLGEVRGEETIDMLQAMNTGHDGSLTTIHSNSPRDALARMETMAMMGEIRLPESAIRAQIASAIHMVVQVARMGDGSRRITHITELTGAYSEAISMNDLFLFERKGMGANGKLRGRFYSTGIMPRFAEKLTAAGIALPAGLVNHSVEI; this comes from the coding sequence GTGCCCGATAGCGTGCAGCAACACCTGAAATCGGTGGTGCACCGTGAGCTTGTCCAGCGGCTCGACCTGGATCGCCTGGGCGAGATGAATGAGACACGCGCCGGTCAGCAGCAACTGCTGCTGACAATCCAGCGCCTGATCGGCGAGCAGACCGTGCCGCTGAGCGGTGCGGAACGCGATAAGCTCTCGCAGGAAATTCTGGACGAGGTCTTTGGCCTCGGTCCCATCGAGCCGCTGCTGAGCGACTCGACCGTCAGCGATATTCTCGTCAATACCTACAGTTCGGTGTACGTGGAACGTCGCGGTGTGCTTGAACTTACCGACGTTGTCTTCAAAGACAACCGTCACCTGATGCACATCATCGACAAGATCGTCTCGGCGGTCGGCAGACGTGTCGATGAATCCTCACCCATGGTGGATGCACGTCTCGCCGATGGCTCCCGTGTCAATGTCATCATTCCTCCGCTTGCCATCGACGGTCCCATTCTTTCCATCCGTCGTTTTGGCAGCACGCCACTGGGTCCCGAAGATCTGCTGCGCACGCAGATGCTCACGAAGCCGATGCTGGAGCTGTTGCAACGCGCGGTAGAGGCACGCATTAACATTGTCGTCTCAGGCGGCACGGGCGCTGGTAAGACCACGCTCTTGAATGTCCTCTCTGGCTTCATCTCCAGCAAGGAACGCATCGTGACGATTGAAGATTCTGCCGAGTTGCTGATGCGGCAGGACCACGTGGTTCGGCTGGAGACGCGACCACCCAACATGGAGGGCCGTGGCGCGGTACGTCAACGCGAGTTGATGATCAACGCGCTCCGTATGCGGCCCGACCGCATTGTGCTGGGCGAGGTGCGCGGCGAAGAGACCATTGACATGTTGCAGGCCATGAACACCGGCCATGACGGGTCACTGACAACCATCCACTCCAATTCACCGCGCGATGCGCTCGCCCGCATGGAAACCATGGCCATGATGGGTGAGATTCGCCTGCCGGAGTCAGCTATCCGCGCGCAGATTGCTTCCGCCATTCACATGGTCGTGCAGGTTGCCCGCATGGGCGATGGATCGCGCCGTATCACGCACATCACGGAACTTACCGGCGCTTACAGCGAAGCCATCAGCATGAATGACCTGTTCCTTTTCGAGAGGAAAGGTATGGGCGCCAACGGGAAGCTACGTGGTCGCTTTTACTCCACGGGCATCATGCCGCGGTTCGCAGAGAAGCTGACCGCAGCGGGCATCGCGTTACCGGCGGGACTGGTCAACCATTCGGTGGAGATCTGA
- a CDS encoding type II secretion system F family protein has protein sequence MTLLILVFLTMLIMCFSVLAVMLRPRPEQTALTDRLATLVSQDAVTVGNAELLLKPSSQTGTFGWAEDLLAGARVFESLRVLTLQAKVTSSVSTLLLTCAVVGAGTLLLAYVVTGNILVAIGAGACLAYLPILRLQIRRNRRVAAFDAVLPDAIELCARSLRAGHSLIGAIGNVADEGPEPVKSEFAEVFRLQNFGLPIRDALTQLMDRMPSADLRVVVTGIMVQKDTGGNLAEIMDHITNLVRDRMRIKGDIRVHTAQGRLTGWILCLLPVILLGVINLVNPGYSSLLFRDPEGQKWLYRALVLMIFGGLIIRHIVKGIEV, from the coding sequence ATGACACTGCTCATTCTCGTCTTCCTCACCATGCTCATCATGTGCTTCAGCGTGCTTGCCGTGATGCTGCGTCCGCGGCCTGAGCAGACTGCCCTTACGGATCGTTTGGCTACACTCGTGTCGCAGGACGCTGTCACCGTCGGCAATGCGGAACTCCTGCTGAAGCCGTCGTCGCAAACAGGTACGTTCGGTTGGGCCGAAGACCTGCTGGCAGGCGCGCGCGTCTTTGAGTCGTTACGGGTTCTCACACTGCAGGCCAAGGTGACGAGTTCCGTGTCGACCCTGCTGCTCACGTGTGCCGTGGTCGGGGCCGGGACGCTGCTGCTCGCCTATGTTGTTACTGGCAACATTCTGGTTGCGATCGGTGCTGGTGCATGTCTCGCCTATCTACCGATTCTTCGGCTGCAGATACGGCGCAATCGTCGCGTTGCCGCATTCGATGCGGTGCTGCCAGATGCGATCGAACTCTGCGCGCGGTCGTTGCGCGCAGGACATTCCTTGATCGGTGCAATTGGCAATGTCGCGGATGAAGGTCCGGAGCCCGTGAAGTCAGAGTTTGCGGAAGTCTTCCGATTGCAAAACTTCGGTCTGCCTATCCGCGACGCGCTGACTCAGTTGATGGACCGCATGCCTTCTGCGGACCTCCGCGTCGTCGTCACGGGAATCATGGTGCAGAAAGATACCGGCGGCAATCTCGCCGAGATCATGGACCACATCACCAACCTGGTGCGTGATCGTATGCGCATCAAGGGAGACATACGGGTTCACACTGCGCAGGGGCGGCTCACCGGCTGGATCCTCTGCCTGCTGCCCGTCATCCTTCTTGGCGTCATCAACCTGGTAAATCCCGGCTACTCGTCCTTGTTGTTTCGCGATCCCGAAGGGCAGAAGTGGCTCTATCGTGCCCTCGTCCTTATGATCTTCGGCGGTCTGATCATCCGTCACATTGTGAAAGGGATCGAGGTCTAG
- a CDS encoding type II secretion system F family protein, translating into MEIALLFAAAFTVFCISALVMAPVLLRPDAEARRIQFVVATERPDRRHITQKERLEEGVLMLSRGLRERLGISLSAGLQKRLTLAGIRTASAPDIFFAAQCLLPLLGAFLASFIDGNTWFWIFALGVVGYASPNVWLTETIRRRRERIRRSLPDTIDLLVICVDAGLGMDQALLRVSKELAMSHGDMQDELMRVQLEQQAGRPRMEAWQHLAERVKLTEITAFVSMLNQTERFGTPIVRALSRFSADLRLKRKQHAEEAAAKTKIKIIFPLVFCIFPCLFIVLLAPAVLSIASSLNSAAK; encoded by the coding sequence ATGGAGATCGCCTTACTTTTCGCAGCAGCATTTACCGTCTTCTGTATCTCGGCCCTGGTCATGGCCCCGGTCTTGTTGCGTCCCGATGCTGAGGCGCGCCGCATTCAATTCGTGGTTGCAACGGAGAGGCCGGATCGCCGTCACATCACGCAGAAAGAACGGCTTGAAGAAGGCGTGTTGATGTTATCGCGCGGGCTGCGCGAGCGCCTGGGTATCTCGCTGAGTGCGGGCTTGCAGAAGCGCCTGACACTCGCGGGCATACGGACTGCTTCAGCACCCGATATTTTCTTTGCCGCACAGTGCCTGCTGCCGCTGCTGGGTGCATTTCTGGCCAGCTTCATCGACGGCAATACCTGGTTCTGGATTTTTGCGCTCGGTGTCGTCGGCTATGCGTCTCCGAACGTATGGCTGACAGAGACGATCCGTCGTCGCAGGGAGCGAATTCGCCGTAGCCTGCCGGACACGATTGACTTGCTCGTCATCTGCGTCGACGCGGGTCTCGGGATGGACCAAGCCCTGTTGAGAGTTAGTAAAGAACTCGCGATGAGTCACGGAGACATGCAGGATGAATTGATGCGCGTCCAGTTGGAACAGCAGGCAGGCAGGCCGCGCATGGAGGCATGGCAGCATCTGGCGGAACGTGTGAAGTTGACCGAGATCACCGCGTTCGTCAGCATGCTCAACCAGACGGAACGCTTTGGAACTCCGATTGTGCGTGCGCTCAGTCGCTTCTCCGCAGACCTTCGCCTCAAGCGAAAACAGCACGCGGAAGAAGCAGCTGCGAAGACAAAGATCAAAATCATATTTCCTCTTGTGTTCTGTATTTTCCCCTGTCTGTTTATCGTGCTGCTCGCACCTGCCGTGCTCTCTATCGCCAGTTCGCTCAACAGTGCCGCGAAGTAA
- a CDS encoding DUF192 domain-containing protein: protein MQRIAIWNQARTILFSASVEVADTSLSRVWGLLGRAGLDAGGGLWIRPSSGVHTFGMRFAIDVVGLDKEHRIVRLWQCLRPWRITSVSTAVRSVLELPAGFVSQAGLQIGQKLHLESAEEKAT from the coding sequence TTGCAACGCATCGCCATCTGGAATCAGGCTCGGACCATTCTGTTCAGCGCTTCCGTCGAGGTCGCCGACACTTCGCTGAGCCGTGTCTGGGGTCTGCTGGGAAGGGCGGGATTGGACGCGGGGGGCGGCCTTTGGATCAGGCCGTCCTCCGGCGTCCATACCTTCGGCATGCGGTTCGCAATCGACGTTGTCGGGCTTGATAAGGAGCATCGCATCGTTCGACTTTGGCAGTGTTTACGACCATGGCGTATCACCTCCGTTAGTACTGCCGTTCGAAGCGTGCTGGAACTTCCGGCCGGCTTTGTCTCGCAGGCGGGTCTACAAATTGGACAGAAGTTACACCTTGAATCTGCTGAGGAAAAGGCTACGTGA
- a CDS encoding Tad domain-containing protein, which translates to MRPVRSLLKDDSGQVLVITALCMVVLLAFLGLAIDVGHLRLVHRQMQTLADAAAMAGGLEIRVCSATASCPAMQAAVKNAMVENKQTSAAFLMNCATPGTGLTVTLNDPPCALGSGKDPNTGNTKFVEAVVTQQVHTYFAWAVGYDNVKISARAEAKRGVDPCIWALNPHIGSAITAIAALGLNSTCGIVVESDSTSALSCLIGVVNAPTIKVTGKVASLLCGSSSPITTGAIVPTPADPMAYLPVPPTASDPCPTTNGTVNLLTGTTTYYGAKNGVNAILGSFVFNPGVYCGGISITAALASSITFNPGVYILRDGTTILNIPQGGLNLTLPLLANITGNGVMFYNQGNVSNPAASVGSLSITAPVPLVNALNLSAATSGTYGGVLFWQARGVATSGTYLANLLGGGKFEGAIYQPSAKVAYAVGLLTSSYNILVADQINFTGQVLSTVGSNYAALANGSPLHGDTAVLVQ; encoded by the coding sequence GTGAGGCCCGTACGCAGTCTCCTGAAGGATGATTCAGGGCAGGTGCTTGTGATCACCGCGCTTTGTATGGTGGTCTTGCTCGCGTTCCTTGGCCTCGCTATCGATGTGGGTCACCTGCGGCTGGTCCATCGACAGATGCAGACCCTTGCTGACGCCGCTGCAATGGCTGGCGGGTTAGAGATTCGTGTTTGCTCCGCGACGGCCAGTTGTCCCGCAATGCAGGCTGCAGTAAAGAATGCAATGGTTGAGAACAAGCAGACGAGTGCCGCATTCCTGATGAACTGTGCAACGCCCGGAACGGGCCTTACGGTGACGTTGAATGATCCTCCTTGTGCTCTTGGAAGTGGAAAAGATCCGAACACCGGCAACACCAAATTTGTGGAAGCCGTTGTCACGCAGCAAGTGCACACTTACTTTGCCTGGGCTGTCGGCTATGACAATGTCAAGATAAGTGCTCGTGCAGAGGCTAAGCGTGGCGTTGACCCTTGCATCTGGGCTCTTAATCCGCACATCGGCAGCGCGATCACTGCCATTGCTGCACTCGGTCTCAACTCCACCTGCGGCATCGTGGTGGAATCGGATAGCACGTCGGCGCTCAGTTGCCTGATCGGTGTGGTGAATGCCCCAACGATCAAGGTCACTGGCAAGGTCGCCAGCCTGCTTTGCGGTTCGTCGTCTCCCATCACCACGGGCGCCATCGTTCCCACGCCGGCCGACCCCATGGCGTACCTGCCGGTTCCTCCCACGGCAAGCGATCCCTGTCCCACAACCAATGGCACGGTCAATTTGCTCACGGGTACAACCACTTATTACGGCGCCAAGAACGGTGTGAATGCCATTCTTGGCTCGTTTGTCTTTAATCCCGGCGTCTATTGCGGCGGCATCAGCATCACGGCAGCCCTGGCATCCAGCATCACCTTCAACCCAGGTGTTTACATACTCCGTGATGGCACCACGATTCTGAACATCCCGCAGGGCGGGCTGAATCTTACGCTGCCCCTGCTTGCCAACATCACAGGGAACGGTGTGATGTTCTACAACCAGGGGAATGTCAGCAATCCCGCTGCAAGTGTCGGTAGCCTTTCCATCACGGCACCGGTACCTCTCGTCAACGCTCTGAATCTTTCTGCCGCCACAAGCGGCACCTATGGCGGAGTTCTGTTCTGGCAGGCCAGGGGCGTTGCAACATCCGGCACTTACCTTGCGAATCTGCTCGGCGGCGGTAAGTTCGAAGGCGCTATCTACCAGCCGAGTGCCAAGGTCGCCTACGCAGTCGGTCTGCTCACGTCTTCTTACAACATCCTCGTCGCGGATCAGATCAACTTCACGGGACAGGTCCTGAGTACGGTCGGCAGCAACTATGCTGCTCTTGCAAATGGTTCACCGCTTCATGGCGATACCGCGGTGCTGGTCCAGTGA
- a CDS encoding TadE/TadG family type IV pilus assembly protein, producing the protein MPKRPFARKLRGDSGSSLLEAALVAPVLILILVAAYDFGRAYVVGIQLSSATQAGALYGMQTPTDITGVVAAANLNATGITGITTTATFGCECSDGSSVVAGCAAGPVCAFNVLNYVDVISTTTYTPILRYPGIPASIAMRSESRVRSAQ; encoded by the coding sequence ATGCCGAAGCGTCCTTTCGCCCGTAAGTTGCGAGGTGACAGTGGCAGCAGCCTGCTGGAAGCAGCATTGGTGGCGCCTGTGCTGATCCTGATCCTTGTCGCTGCCTATGATTTTGGCCGAGCTTATGTGGTTGGCATTCAACTCTCTTCTGCTACACAGGCTGGTGCGCTCTATGGCATGCAGACACCGACGGATATCACCGGCGTCGTCGCGGCAGCAAACCTGAACGCCACAGGCATTACGGGCATCACTACGACGGCCACCTTCGGTTGCGAGTGTTCTGACGGTTCTTCCGTCGTAGCCGGGTGCGCCGCCGGTCCTGTCTGTGCCTTCAATGTTCTGAATTATGTCGATGTTATTTCGACCACTACCTATACCCCCATCCTGAGGTACCCCGGTATCCCGGCGAGCATCGCCATGCGAAGCGAATCACGCGTACGGTCGGCTCAATGA
- a CDS encoding TadE/TadG family type IV pilus assembly protein translates to MTSNRWERKPGRVIALSLQQCRRDNSGSGLVEFALTIATLMTLVLGIAYCALALYTDHYVADAARAGARYAMVRGATWGVTCASATSYNCTATSSSVQAYLLSLAPLGVKAANTTIVTTWPGTTTAGSTCYLLNGIKGLGCSVKVSVTYAFGLSLPLVPNTAILMTSSSTMPITQ, encoded by the coding sequence ATGACAAGCAACCGGTGGGAACGGAAGCCAGGAAGAGTCATCGCGTTGTCTCTGCAGCAATGCAGGCGAGACAACAGCGGCAGCGGGTTGGTGGAGTTCGCACTCACCATTGCAACGCTGATGACGCTTGTTCTTGGAATTGCTTACTGCGCCCTCGCTCTCTACACGGACCACTATGTAGCCGATGCCGCCCGCGCCGGGGCGCGGTATGCCATGGTGAGGGGTGCGACCTGGGGTGTGACCTGTGCTTCTGCGACGAGCTATAACTGCACGGCCACCAGCAGCTCGGTGCAGGCCTACCTGCTTTCACTGGCGCCGCTGGGCGTCAAAGCCGCGAATACGACGATTGTGACTACATGGCCTGGAACCACAACAGCCGGTTCGACTTGCTATCTGCTTAACGGTATCAAGGGGCTCGGCTGCTCCGTGAAGGTGAGCGTGACGTATGCCTTTGGACTGTCGCTTCCCCTGGTGCCAAATACAGCAATTCTTATGACCAGCAGTTCAACGATGCCGATTACACAATAA
- a CDS encoding HD-GYP domain-containing protein — protein MDASAHNAGMELGSFAEIIASLTTAIDLAEGNGEFHSLRTCIIGMRIGRRIGLTPAAQSDLYYALLLKDVGGPYTQTWDRAATGQDGATARRMLREGVGGMSLRESGRATFDLHRGGSFPGRVRKQIEFLWQRKHLRIETALLRCAAAGELLDKLGLSSETRAAVCAIDEQWDGRGAPDRAHSVCIPVLAQIVKLAQTMERFHARGGSRSVIHGIHRRCRGWFDPGLVAAATRLFESPSSWWQLEQKDLLSYTVSLEPREHMLAANGDTIDKVCEVFATVADARSNFSSTHSSLVADIAVRIARVMNLSERQVTTLRRAALLHDIGKLAVPRHILEKQGPLTKDDLPVIRNYPLRTREILERVPEFREIAELAVTHHERLDGTGYPKHLTGEQLSLSARILAVADVAEALAAERSFRRKYTGQQIYQILIAQTPHSLDIDCVNAFLHNSVISLVA, from the coding sequence ATGGACGCAAGTGCTCACAACGCGGGCATGGAACTTGGCAGCTTTGCCGAGATCATTGCGTCTCTGACGACGGCGATTGATCTGGCAGAGGGAAATGGCGAATTTCATTCGTTGCGGACATGCATCATCGGCATGAGGATCGGCCGACGTATCGGGCTTACTCCGGCCGCGCAGAGCGATCTCTATTACGCGCTCCTTCTGAAGGATGTGGGCGGCCCCTATACACAGACTTGGGATAGGGCTGCAACAGGCCAGGATGGCGCTACAGCGCGACGCATGCTGCGCGAGGGTGTCGGTGGCATGTCCTTGCGTGAGAGTGGCCGTGCCACCTTTGATTTGCATCGCGGCGGATCGTTTCCCGGCCGCGTTCGCAAACAGATTGAATTTCTCTGGCAGCGCAAGCACTTACGGATCGAAACGGCGCTCCTCCGCTGTGCTGCAGCTGGCGAACTGCTGGACAAGCTTGGCTTGTCTTCGGAAACGCGCGCCGCAGTCTGCGCCATCGACGAGCAATGGGATGGGCGCGGCGCACCGGACCGCGCGCACAGCGTCTGCATCCCGGTCCTGGCCCAAATCGTCAAGCTGGCGCAGACCATGGAGCGGTTTCACGCACGGGGCGGAAGCCGATCCGTCATTCACGGGATCCATCGCCGCTGCCGTGGATGGTTCGATCCGGGGTTAGTGGCCGCTGCAACACGACTCTTTGAATCACCGTCGTCCTGGTGGCAGCTTGAACAGAAAGATCTGTTGAGCTACACCGTTTCACTTGAGCCGCGGGAACACATGCTGGCCGCAAACGGCGACACGATCGATAAGGTGTGCGAGGTGTTTGCGACCGTGGCCGACGCCCGGTCAAACTTCAGCAGCACACACTCCTCTCTGGTTGCCGATATTGCCGTGCGCATCGCGCGTGTGATGAACTTGAGCGAACGCCAGGTCACGACATTGCGCCGTGCCGCGTTGCTGCACGATATTGGAAAGCTTGCCGTGCCGCGCCACATCCTGGAGAAGCAGGGACCACTTACTAAGGACGATCTACCGGTTATCAGGAACTATCCTTTGCGCACCCGGGAAATCCTGGAGCGCGTGCCGGAGTTTCGTGAGATCGCTGAACTTGCCGTTACACATCATGAGCGGCTGGATGGCACCGGTTATCCGAAGCACCTGACGGGCGAGCAGCTCAGCCTGTCTGCGCGCATACTGGCCGTTGCCGATGTTGCTGAGGCGCTCGCGGCCGAGCGATCCTTCCGGCGGAAGTATACAGGTCAGCAGATCTACCAGATTCTGATCGCACAAACGCCGCACTCGCTTGATATTGACTGCGTGAATGCATTTCTGCATAACAGCGTCATATCCCTTGTGGCATAA